A single Chitinivibrionia bacterium DNA region contains:
- a CDS encoding ATPase: protein MEVSSLGMIMGFVGMALMVGMSGLGCAIGAGNIPCALVGALKKRPDCFGSGLVLSAVPSTQGLYGFVGFVIFSGALAVNGASTFNGALTLGAGIALGTVCLVSAIFQANICVSGMNAIGNGNDVFGNTLILIAFPEFFAIMSLVTAILISGMMRPAVGM, encoded by the coding sequence ATGGAAGTATCATCATTAGGTATGATTATGGGCTTCGTAGGTATGGCGCTTATGGTCGGTATGAGCGGTTTGGGTTGCGCAATCGGTGCGGGAAATATTCCTTGCGCGCTTGTTGGCGCGTTAAAGAAGAGACCTGATTGTTTCGGTTCGGGACTTGTATTGTCGGCGGTTCCTTCAACGCAGGGACTTTACGGCTTCGTCGGATTTGTTATTTTTTCGGGAGCTCTTGCGGTAAATGGCGCGTCAACTTTTAACGGCGCTCTTACCTTGGGCGCGGGAATTGCGCTCGGAACGGTTTGTTTGGTTTCGGCAATTTTCCAAGCGAACATCTGCGTAAGCGGTATGAACGCTATCGGAAACGGAAATGACGTATTCGGAAACACGCTCATTTTGATTGCGTTCCCCGAATTCTTCGCTATTATGTCTTTGGTTACAGCAATTCTTATTTCGGGAATGATGAGACCTGCGGTAGGAATGTAA